From Pseudomonas sp. G.S.17, the proteins below share one genomic window:
- a CDS encoding acyl-CoA dehydrogenase family protein, which produces MTQPTAANPLSLGTDYETLANRFRPIFREISAGNVEREKSRTLPYEPIAWLKKAGFGAVRVPTEYGGAGASVGQLFQLLIELAEADSNIPQALRAHFAFVEDRLNAPPGADRDTWFARFVAGDLVGNGWTEVGAVKIGDVITKVSAEGNGFVLNGAKFYSTGSIFADWIDVYAQRADNGADVIAVVQARDPGVRHSDDWDGFGQRTTGSGTSVYENVPVNAEHVIPFEQRFKYQTAFYQLVLLAVLAGIGRAIERDIAQEVRDRKRVFSHGNGSSVSNDAQVQQVVGQISAQVYAAEAATIRSAEPLQRAYVARFGNDAQVEKDANIAAEIETAKAQVIISELVLRAASDLFNALGASGVSVNKALDRHWRNARTAASHNPSIYKARIVGDWRINGTEPPYVWQIGNGAGKP; this is translated from the coding sequence ATGACTCAGCCCACAGCCGCAAACCCACTGTCCCTTGGAACCGATTACGAAACCCTGGCCAACCGCTTCCGGCCGATTTTTCGTGAGATAAGCGCGGGTAACGTGGAGCGCGAGAAATCTCGCACCCTGCCCTACGAGCCGATTGCCTGGCTCAAGAAAGCCGGTTTCGGCGCCGTTCGCGTGCCCACCGAATATGGCGGCGCAGGCGCTTCAGTGGGTCAACTGTTCCAACTGTTGATCGAGCTGGCTGAAGCCGACTCGAACATTCCACAAGCCCTGCGCGCGCACTTTGCATTTGTCGAAGATCGTCTCAACGCGCCACCCGGCGCCGATCGTGACACGTGGTTCGCACGGTTCGTCGCGGGTGATCTGGTGGGCAATGGCTGGACTGAAGTCGGCGCAGTGAAAATCGGCGACGTGATTACCAAGGTCAGCGCCGAGGGCAACGGATTTGTGCTCAATGGCGCCAAGTTCTACAGCACCGGCAGTATCTTCGCTGACTGGATTGACGTGTACGCACAACGGGCCGACAACGGCGCCGATGTGATCGCTGTCGTCCAGGCACGTGACCCCGGGGTGCGCCACAGCGACGACTGGGATGGTTTTGGCCAGCGCACGACCGGCAGCGGCACTTCGGTCTATGAAAACGTGCCGGTGAATGCCGAGCATGTCATCCCGTTCGAACAGCGTTTCAAATACCAGACGGCGTTCTATCAATTGGTCTTGCTGGCGGTGCTGGCGGGCATTGGCCGCGCCATCGAACGCGACATTGCCCAGGAAGTTCGCGACCGCAAACGCGTGTTCAGCCATGGCAATGGCAGCAGCGTGAGCAACGATGCGCAGGTCCAGCAAGTGGTCGGGCAAATTTCGGCGCAGGTCTATGCTGCCGAAGCCGCGACAATCCGTTCCGCCGAACCGCTGCAACGTGCCTACGTGGCTCGTTTCGGCAACGATGCGCAGGTTGAAAAGGACGCCAATATTGCTGCGGAAATCGAAACGGCCAAGGCTCAGGTGATTATTTCGGAATTGGTCTTGCGCGCCGCATCGGATCTGTTCAATGCCTTGGGCGCTTCGGGTGTCAGCGTCAACAAGGCGCTGGATCGCCACTGGCGCAATGCGCGCACGGCGGCTTCGCACAACCCGTCGATCTATAAAGCGCGGATTGTCGGCGACTGGCGCATCAATGGCACCGAACCGCCGTACGTCTGGCAGATTGGCAACGGCGCAGGAAAGCCCTGA
- a CDS encoding acyl-CoA synthetase — translation MSQSLPQALLQQSQTRGAQIALRYKQLGIWQTRSWSELAVEVSRLAGALHQKGFGASHDLLIISEARAEALLLALAAHWLGGSVSLLDPAVDNRDLLAALAPDFAVAEGLEAVGQLRSAPPGVLIFLDKRGLSAAPDKGEVAYAALLDGVHAEPPRPAVNATTNAFIFPSLNGLLRQELSHRDLLLGARQLIDVQGLDNHEQALASRVFAASGQARYLLAPWLVAGFCLNFPEGLSTRDNDRRELGPTLVLGTRESYARLELWARERRPLPGSLSHGLYRWAMNPAPGVVRRWLGFWLIRRPLLDVLGMSRLSKPLLVGEPLTPQSTAFFSALGIQPRSLSAVANANASVDLPASVSPQPA, via the coding sequence ATGTCCCAGTCATTGCCTCAGGCCTTGTTACAGCAGTCCCAGACCCGTGGCGCGCAGATTGCCCTGCGTTACAAACAACTCGGCATCTGGCAGACCCGCAGCTGGAGCGAGCTGGCCGTAGAAGTCAGCCGCTTGGCTGGCGCCCTGCATCAGAAAGGATTTGGCGCCAGCCATGATCTGCTGATCATCAGCGAGGCCAGGGCTGAAGCCCTGTTGCTGGCGCTGGCGGCGCATTGGTTGGGCGGCAGCGTCAGTCTGCTGGATCCCGCCGTGGATAACCGGGATTTGCTCGCGGCACTGGCACCCGACTTCGCTGTCGCCGAAGGTCTGGAGGCGGTTGGGCAATTGCGCAGCGCGCCGCCGGGAGTTTTGATCTTTCTCGACAAGCGTGGGTTGAGCGCCGCGCCGGACAAAGGCGAGGTCGCCTACGCCGCACTGCTGGACGGTGTGCACGCCGAACCCCCTCGTCCTGCCGTAAATGCCACCACCAATGCGTTCATATTTCCCTCTCTCAATGGCTTGTTGCGCCAAGAGCTCAGCCACAGGGATTTGCTCCTTGGCGCGCGACAACTGATCGACGTTCAGGGCTTGGATAATCACGAGCAGGCGCTGGCCTCCAGGGTATTTGCCGCCAGTGGTCAGGCCCGTTATCTGTTGGCGCCCTGGCTGGTGGCAGGTTTCTGCCTGAATTTTCCCGAAGGATTGAGCACCCGGGATAACGACCGTCGGGAGTTGGGTCCGACGCTGGTGCTGGGCACCCGCGAGTCCTATGCGCGGCTTGAGCTATGGGCACGGGAGCGCCGACCGCTGCCGGGCAGCCTCAGTCACGGGCTTTATCGCTGGGCCATGAATCCGGCGCCTGGTGTCGTGCGACGCTGGTTGGGGTTTTGGCTGATTCGTCGCCCGCTACTGGATGTGCTGGGCATGAGTCGCCTGAGCAAACCATTACTGGTGGGCGAGCCGCTGACCCCGCAAAGCACTGCATTTTTCAGTGCGCTGGGTATTCAGCCGCGCTCGCTGAGCGCGGTCGCGAATGCCAATGCGTCGGTCGATTTGCCGGCATCCGTATCTCCCCAACCTGCCTGA
- a CDS encoding ABC transporter ATP-binding protein, with protein MNAVAPSTLLALDDISLSFKGVKAITSISFSVAAGEICALIGPNGAGKSSLLNVINGVYQAQSGSISYAGQTRRRMRPHQAAEEGIARTFQNIALFKGMSVLDNVLTGRNLKRRSTWLEQMLRVGRAPAEDDEQRWYAERIIEFLRIHPWRHALVGKLSYGLQKRVELARALAAEPRLLLLDEPMAGMNAEEKREMSQFIRDINRELGTTVVLIEHDIGVVMGLSDHVVVLDYGRKIGDGTPEQVRSNPDVIAAYLGTRRSQSARSQ; from the coding sequence ATGAATGCAGTTGCCCCATCGACATTACTCGCCCTGGACGACATCTCGCTGTCCTTCAAGGGCGTCAAGGCCATTACTTCGATCAGTTTTTCGGTCGCCGCAGGAGAAATCTGTGCCCTGATCGGGCCCAATGGCGCGGGCAAGAGTTCCTTGCTCAACGTAATCAACGGTGTCTACCAGGCACAAAGCGGATCGATCAGTTATGCCGGCCAGACCCGGCGCCGCATGCGTCCGCACCAGGCGGCCGAGGAGGGCATCGCTCGTACCTTCCAGAACATCGCCTTGTTCAAGGGCATGAGCGTGCTGGACAACGTCTTGACCGGACGCAATCTCAAACGTCGCAGCACTTGGCTGGAGCAAATGCTGCGCGTCGGTCGTGCCCCGGCTGAAGATGACGAGCAACGCTGGTATGCCGAACGGATCATCGAGTTCCTGCGTATTCATCCGTGGCGCCATGCCCTGGTGGGCAAGCTCTCCTACGGTTTGCAAAAACGGGTGGAGTTGGCTCGTGCATTGGCCGCCGAGCCTCGCTTGCTGTTGCTGGACGAGCCAATGGCCGGCATGAACGCCGAAGAAAAACGCGAAATGAGCCAGTTCATCCGCGACATCAACCGCGAGTTGGGTACCACGGTGGTGCTGATCGAGCATGACATCGGCGTAGTGATGGGTCTATCCGATCATGTGGTGGTGCTGGATTACGGCCGCAAAATCGGCGATGGCACCCCGGAGCAGGTACGCAGCAATCCGGACGTGATTGCCGCCTACCTCGGCACGCGCCGCTCGCAATCGGCCAGGAGCCAATAA
- a CDS encoding MFS transporter has translation MTSSVCDTGTNAQAGAVGDVEPKVPAWMAVFSLAMGVFGLLTAEYLPASLLTPMATDLAVSEAIAGQAVTVTAVVALFAGLLVPGFTRSLDRRTVLLGFSVLMIASNLLVALSSSIWVLMVMRVLLGVALGGFWCMAAAVAMRLVPASLLPRALSIIFSGIAVGTVVAVPLGSYLGGLYGWRSAFLAAAAVGCLTLLFQWFTLPKMAPRSPARLRTVLDVLMRPGIAIGMFGCVLAHTGHFALFTYIRPFLESTTGVGTDGLALMLLGFGVANFVGTMLTGWLIARSLSVTLALMPALVGLAALALVFLPASVPGQALLVAFWGLAFGGVPVAWSNWVARSVPDQAESAGGMVVASVQSSIAAGAAAGGAMFSLSGIAGVFIAGGIVMLLSALLIAWRVRIQPSPLGETRGPALHL, from the coding sequence ATGACTAGCAGCGTGTGTGACACCGGAACCAATGCTCAAGCTGGAGCTGTTGGAGATGTAGAACCGAAAGTACCCGCGTGGATGGCGGTATTCTCACTGGCCATGGGCGTGTTCGGATTGTTGACGGCCGAGTACCTTCCGGCCAGTCTGCTTACCCCGATGGCCACCGATCTGGCGGTATCCGAAGCGATCGCGGGACAAGCGGTGACGGTAACCGCCGTCGTGGCATTGTTTGCTGGATTGCTGGTGCCAGGCTTCACGCGATCGCTTGACCGGCGTACTGTGCTTTTAGGTTTTTCAGTACTGATGATTGCTTCCAACCTGTTGGTTGCCTTGTCATCCAGCATCTGGGTGCTAATGGTGATGCGCGTTCTGCTCGGGGTGGCACTCGGTGGTTTTTGGTGCATGGCCGCGGCCGTCGCCATGCGTTTAGTCCCGGCCTCCTTGCTTCCCCGCGCGCTGTCGATCATTTTCAGCGGCATTGCAGTAGGAACGGTCGTCGCGGTCCCACTCGGTAGTTACCTGGGCGGATTGTACGGCTGGCGCTCCGCTTTCCTCGCAGCTGCGGCAGTGGGCTGCCTTACCCTGCTCTTCCAGTGGTTCACACTGCCGAAGATGGCACCGCGCAGTCCGGCACGACTTAGAACTGTGCTGGACGTGCTGATGCGGCCGGGCATTGCTATCGGCATGTTTGGCTGTGTACTTGCACACACCGGCCATTTCGCTCTGTTCACCTACATCCGACCATTTTTGGAGAGCACTACTGGCGTTGGTACCGATGGCCTCGCGCTCATGTTGCTGGGGTTCGGGGTGGCCAACTTTGTCGGCACAATGCTTACCGGGTGGCTGATTGCGCGGAGTCTTAGCGTGACACTGGCGCTTATGCCTGCGCTGGTGGGGCTGGCAGCGCTGGCTCTGGTGTTTTTGCCTGCCTCAGTACCGGGGCAAGCGCTGTTGGTTGCGTTTTGGGGGTTGGCGTTCGGGGGCGTGCCAGTGGCGTGGTCCAACTGGGTCGCACGTTCAGTGCCTGACCAGGCGGAAAGCGCGGGCGGGATGGTGGTGGCATCGGTGCAATCTTCTATCGCAGCCGGTGCCGCTGCGGGAGGAGCAATGTTTAGCTTGAGCGGCATCGCTGGCGTCTTTATCGCCGGCGGGATCGTGATGCTGCTGTCAGCACTGCTGATTGCATGGCGCGTCAGAATCCAACCGTCCCCACTCGGCGAAACCAGAGGCCCGGCGCTGCATCTCTAA
- a CDS encoding branched-chain amino acid ABC transporter permease produces MEFFFEVLIGGLLAGVMYSLVAIGFVLIFKASGVFNFAQGAMVLFAALTFVSLLERGLPFWWAFLATLATMVALALLIEKVVLRPLVNRPPIILFMATLGLSYMIEGLAQALWGAQVHGLELGIPDEPLEIRGMLLSQFDLFAAGTAATLVIALSLLFNRTRIGLSLRAVADDPLASLAVGIRLPRIWAVVWAVAGFVGLVAGLLWGARLGVQFSLSLVVLKALPVLIIGGFSSIGGAIAGGLIIGAAEKLAEIYLGPVIGSGIENWVPYVLALLFLLVRPAGLFGERAIERV; encoded by the coding sequence ATGGAATTTTTCTTCGAAGTGCTGATCGGCGGCCTGCTGGCCGGGGTCATGTACTCCTTGGTGGCCATCGGTTTCGTGCTGATCTTCAAGGCTTCGGGTGTGTTCAATTTTGCTCAGGGCGCCATGGTGCTGTTCGCCGCGTTGACCTTTGTCAGCCTGCTGGAACGCGGCCTGCCATTCTGGTGGGCATTCCTGGCGACCCTCGCCACGATGGTGGCGCTGGCCTTGCTGATCGAAAAAGTGGTGCTGCGGCCATTGGTCAATCGTCCGCCGATCATCCTGTTCATGGCCACCCTCGGCCTGTCGTACATGATCGAAGGTCTGGCCCAGGCGCTCTGGGGCGCGCAGGTTCACGGCCTGGAGCTGGGCATTCCCGATGAGCCGCTGGAGATTCGCGGCATGCTGCTGTCGCAATTCGATCTGTTCGCCGCCGGGACTGCTGCCACGCTGGTGATAGCCCTGTCTCTGTTGTTCAACCGCACACGCATCGGCCTTTCCTTGCGCGCGGTGGCCGATGACCCGCTGGCTTCCCTCGCGGTTGGTATCCGGCTGCCGCGGATCTGGGCGGTGGTCTGGGCCGTGGCCGGTTTTGTCGGGCTGGTCGCCGGGCTGCTCTGGGGCGCACGACTGGGGGTGCAATTCTCCCTGTCGCTGGTGGTGCTCAAAGCGCTGCCGGTATTGATCATTGGCGGATTTTCCTCGATTGGCGGGGCGATTGCCGGTGGCTTGATCATCGGCGCCGCCGAAAAACTCGCCGAGATCTATCTCGGCCCAGTCATCGGCAGCGGCATCGAAAACTGGGTGCCCTATGTGCTGGCGTTGCTGTTTTTGCTGGTTCGTCCTGCTGGCCTGTTTGGCGAGCGGGCGATCGAACGTGTCTGA
- a CDS encoding branched-chain amino acid ABC transporter permease: MLYREAGQLATRYAAERRIFRLRQDRIGLLALLAFAFIGVPLLGNDYWFSAILIPFLVLSLAGLGLNLLTGYAGQLSLGSAAFMAVGAFAAYNLQLRIPGMPLLLGFALGGVVAAAVALLFGLPSLRIKGFYLLVSTLAAQFVVEWVLTKFSWFTNDNASGVITSPPLIIAGLNFSSPAGRYLLTLSLVVLLFWLGKNLVRSELGRNWMAVRDMDTAAAVIGIRLFKAKLLAFAISGFYLGIAGSLWAFAYLGTVEPHGFDLSRSFQVLFIIIIGGLGSVAGNFLGAAFIVLFPILLGNLSALLPVGLVDSGQLENIQKMLFGALIIAFLIKEPEGLARLWQRFRQRARVWPLRY, encoded by the coding sequence ATGCTTTATCGAGAAGCTGGACAGCTCGCCACCCGTTATGCAGCAGAGCGCCGCATCTTTCGCTTGCGTCAGGACCGGATCGGGCTATTGGCCTTGTTGGCCTTTGCTTTCATCGGCGTGCCGTTGCTGGGCAACGACTACTGGTTCAGCGCAATTCTGATTCCGTTTTTGGTGCTGTCGCTGGCCGGTCTGGGCCTGAACCTGTTGACCGGTTACGCAGGCCAATTGTCCCTGGGGTCGGCAGCGTTCATGGCCGTCGGTGCCTTTGCCGCCTACAACCTGCAATTGCGGATACCGGGGATGCCACTGCTGCTCGGTTTCGCCCTGGGCGGTGTGGTCGCGGCGGCGGTAGCTCTGCTGTTTGGTTTGCCCAGTCTGCGCATCAAGGGGTTCTATCTACTGGTATCGACCCTGGCTGCGCAGTTCGTGGTGGAGTGGGTGCTGACCAAATTCAGCTGGTTCACCAATGACAATGCGTCAGGGGTCATCACCTCGCCACCGCTGATCATTGCCGGGCTGAATTTCAGCTCTCCCGCAGGGCGTTACCTGCTGACCCTGAGCCTGGTGGTGCTGTTGTTCTGGCTCGGCAAAAATCTGGTGCGCAGTGAATTGGGCCGCAACTGGATGGCGGTGCGCGACATGGATACTGCTGCTGCGGTCATCGGCATCCGCCTGTTCAAGGCGAAGTTGCTGGCCTTCGCCATCAGCGGCTTTTATCTGGGCATCGCCGGTTCGCTGTGGGCATTCGCCTATCTGGGCACTGTCGAGCCGCACGGCTTTGACTTGAGCCGTTCGTTCCAGGTGCTGTTCATCATCATTATCGGCGGGCTGGGAAGTGTGGCCGGCAACTTCCTCGGCGCGGCGTTCATCGTGTTGTTTCCCATCCTGCTGGGCAATCTCAGCGCTTTGCTGCCGGTCGGCCTGGTCGATTCCGGGCAGCTGGAAAATATTCAGAAGATGCTCTTCGGGGCTTTGATCATCGCGTTTCTGATCAAGGAACCTGAAGGGCTGGCGCGCCTCTGGCAGCGCTTTCGGCAGCGCGCGCGAGTCTGGCCGCTGCGTTATTGA
- a CDS encoding oxaloacetate decarboxylase, giving the protein MSRMSHSALRRNFRDLLASKLCFETASVFDPMSARIAADLGFEVGILGGSVASLQVLAAPDFALITLSEFVEQATRIGRVAQLPFIADADHGYGNALNVMRTVQELERAGVAALTIEDTLLPAQFGRKSTDLISIDEGIGKVKAALEARVDPELSIIARTNAAVLPVADVAERTQAYEKAGADGICIVGIKDFEHLEQISEKLTVPLMLVTYGNPKLNDSQRLANLGVRVVVAGHAAYFAAIKATYDSLRAQRHMTQSTSNLSATELTHTYTQPESYVAWAKEFMNVKE; this is encoded by the coding sequence ATGTCCAGAATGTCTCACTCAGCTTTGCGTCGTAACTTCCGAGATCTGCTTGCTTCGAAACTGTGCTTTGAAACAGCCTCCGTTTTCGATCCGATGTCCGCTCGCATCGCAGCAGATCTTGGCTTCGAAGTCGGCATTCTGGGTGGTTCTGTTGCATCACTGCAGGTCTTGGCCGCACCCGATTTCGCGCTTATCACGTTGAGCGAATTCGTCGAACAGGCAACCCGAATAGGTCGCGTCGCGCAACTCCCCTTCATCGCGGATGCCGATCATGGCTACGGTAATGCCCTCAACGTTATGCGAACAGTTCAAGAGCTTGAGCGCGCAGGCGTTGCCGCACTTACCATTGAAGATACTTTGTTGCCTGCGCAATTTGGCCGTAAATCGACAGATCTGATCTCCATCGACGAAGGCATCGGTAAAGTCAAAGCTGCCCTGGAGGCGCGCGTTGACCCTGAACTTTCGATCATCGCGCGAACGAACGCGGCCGTGCTGCCCGTCGCAGATGTTGCTGAACGGACTCAAGCCTATGAGAAAGCTGGCGCCGACGGCATCTGTATTGTCGGAATCAAAGACTTCGAGCACCTTGAGCAAATTTCGGAAAAGCTGACTGTGCCTTTGATGCTGGTGACCTATGGCAATCCAAAGCTCAACGACAGCCAGCGTCTGGCGAACCTGGGTGTGCGCGTTGTCGTTGCGGGCCATGCGGCCTACTTTGCAGCGATCAAGGCCACTTACGACAGCCTCCGTGCTCAACGCCACATGACGCAAAGCACCTCGAACTTGAGTGCCACAGAACTGACCCACACCTACACCCAGCCAGAAAGCTATGTGGCGTGGGCCAAAGAGTTCATGAACGTCAAAGAGTGA
- a CDS encoding AraC family transcriptional regulator, with translation MSDHFALSSDLISELLTGMRLRGVQYRRIQTGPAFGISLNARPGHAYFHYLAIGSAVLRTEDGVLHELSAGNAVFLPQGAAHQLLSSSDAPTQDISLFESVPLGDTVSAVNLCPTTSAIPSAILFYGCMQFDLGGMQGLGPLMPGLMTVDAMSDRYPGLMPILAAMKGEICSGRIGFAGILARLADVVAAMIVRGWVECGCDYASGLVAALRDPRLARAILALHRHPGRNWTVSELAEECNSSRSVFAERFQATIGTPPLRYATELRMRLASQWLNQERLPIETVAQNLGYTSQAAFSRAFKRITGQAPGASRQSYRLPIS, from the coding sequence ATGTCAGATCATTTCGCCCTATCTTCCGATCTCATCAGCGAATTGCTGACCGGCATGCGCCTGCGTGGCGTCCAGTACCGGCGTATCCAGACCGGTCCAGCGTTCGGCATCAGCTTGAATGCCCGGCCTGGACATGCCTACTTTCACTATCTCGCCATCGGTTCTGCTGTGCTGCGCACAGAGGATGGTGTGTTGCATGAATTGTCCGCAGGGAATGCAGTGTTTCTGCCGCAGGGCGCGGCGCATCAGCTGCTGTCCAGTTCCGACGCGCCAACCCAGGACATCAGCCTTTTCGAATCGGTTCCCCTGGGTGACACGGTCAGTGCCGTCAACCTGTGCCCTACAACCAGCGCCATTCCCAGCGCCATTCTTTTTTACGGCTGTATGCAGTTCGATCTTGGTGGAATGCAAGGGCTGGGGCCGCTGATGCCGGGCCTGATGACGGTCGATGCGATGAGCGATCGTTACCCGGGGCTGATGCCGATACTCGCCGCCATGAAAGGAGAAATCTGCTCCGGGCGCATCGGCTTCGCCGGGATTCTTGCGCGTCTTGCCGATGTGGTCGCGGCGATGATCGTACGGGGTTGGGTTGAATGTGGTTGTGACTATGCATCGGGCTTGGTCGCAGCGCTGCGTGACCCCAGGCTGGCCCGCGCCATTCTGGCGCTCCATCGCCACCCGGGCCGCAATTGGACAGTGTCGGAGTTGGCAGAGGAGTGCAATTCCTCGCGCTCGGTCTTTGCGGAACGCTTCCAGGCAACAATCGGAACGCCGCCACTGCGCTATGCCACCGAATTGAGGATGCGCCTCGCCAGTCAGTGGCTGAACCAAGAGAGGCTCCCCATCGAAACCGTGGCGCAGAACCTCGGTTACACCTCTCAAGCTGCGTTCAGCCGCGCTTTCAAACGCATCACGGGCCAGGCGCCCGGTGCCAGCCGACAATCTTATCGGCTGCCTATTTCCTGA
- the sfnG gene encoding dimethylsulfone monooxygenase SfnG yields the protein MSQQPIKFAYWVPNVSGGLVVSKIEQRTSWTIDYNRKLAQIAEQSGFEYALTQIRFTAGYGAEFQHESVAFSHALLAATEKLKVIAAILPGPWNPALAAKQLATIDQLTAGRVAVNIVSGWFKGEFTAIGEHWLEHDERYRRSEEFIRALKGIWTTDNFTFKGDFYRFHDYNLKPKPIQQPHPEIFQGGSSRAARDMAARVSDWYFTNGNTVEGIKAQVDDIRAKAALNGHSVKVGVNAFIIARDTEEEARAVLAEIIDKADPEAVNAFGDAAKQAGKASPEGEGNWAKSTFQDLVQYNDGFKTNLIGTPQQIAERIVELKSVGVDLVLSAFLHFQEEVAYFGERVLPLVRQLEAARQEQGASVSA from the coding sequence ATGAGTCAGCAGCCCATCAAATTTGCCTACTGGGTACCCAATGTCAGCGGCGGCCTGGTCGTCAGCAAAATCGAACAGCGCACCAGCTGGACCATCGATTACAACCGCAAACTGGCGCAGATTGCCGAGCAATCCGGTTTCGAGTACGCCCTGACCCAGATCCGTTTCACTGCAGGTTACGGTGCCGAGTTCCAGCATGAGTCAGTCGCTTTCAGCCATGCGCTGCTGGCTGCCACTGAAAAGCTCAAGGTCATTGCAGCGATTTTGCCAGGGCCATGGAATCCTGCGCTGGCCGCCAAGCAACTGGCGACCATCGATCAGCTCACGGCCGGTCGGGTGGCGGTGAACATCGTCAGTGGTTGGTTCAAGGGTGAGTTCACTGCCATCGGCGAGCACTGGCTGGAGCACGACGAGCGCTATCGCCGCTCCGAGGAATTCATTCGCGCCCTCAAGGGCATCTGGACCACTGACAACTTCACCTTCAAGGGTGATTTCTATCGCTTCCATGATTACAACCTCAAGCCCAAGCCTATCCAGCAGCCCCATCCGGAAATCTTCCAGGGCGGCAGTTCACGGGCCGCGCGGGATATGGCGGCGCGGGTGTCCGACTGGTATTTCACCAATGGTAATACCGTGGAGGGCATCAAGGCTCAGGTCGATGACATTCGTGCCAAGGCGGCGCTAAACGGGCATTCGGTGAAGGTCGGCGTCAATGCTTTCATCATTGCGCGGGACACCGAAGAAGAGGCGCGTGCGGTGTTGGCCGAGATTATCGACAAGGCCGACCCGGAAGCGGTCAATGCTTTTGGTGATGCCGCCAAACAGGCCGGCAAGGCCAGCCCCGAAGGCGAGGGTAACTGGGCTAAATCGACCTTTCAGGACCTGGTGCAATACAACGATGGCTTCAAGACCAACCTGATCGGTACGCCGCAGCAGATTGCCGAGCGCATCGTGGAACTGAAGTCAGTGGGTGTGGATTTGGTGCTGTCGGCGTTCCTGCATTTCCAGGAGGAAGTTGCTTACTTCGGCGAGCGCGTGCTGCCGCTGGTTCGCCAACTGGAAGCTGCCAGGCAGGAACAGGGTGCAAGCGTTTCCGCCTGA